ACGTTCTTGCTGACGCGCCATTTCCAGCTCAACCGCTTCTTCAGAAGCCACTGTTTCGTTGAACTTACGTTGATACTGCTCAGACAGGGTTTTCGCCTGCTGGAAACTGCGCATCTGACGCTCAAGGTCACGATGCTGTGAAGTCAACTGTTCAGCATTTGCCGCAAGGTTCGCAAATTCGCGGCCTTTTACGATCACTTCGCGGGCTTTCGCGCCTGCATCAGAACGGTCGACTTCGCCAGCTATGCTACGCACCAATTGAAGGCCACGCTCGAACTGTTTAGCTGCGGCAGAAGACAGATCCAGCTTGTGCTTCAGGCTTAAAAGCTCAGAGGTTTGTGCCTCTTCCTGAGCTTTCAGTGAACCCAAATATTCGGTTGCGTTTTCTTGTGAAAGCTCTTCATTGCCTGTCAGTTCACGAGCTTTTTCCAGCGCTTTCACCGCTTGCTGATATTGCAGCGCGCGGGTTTGCTGCATATCCAGCGCTTGCTGGTAATCCGCAAGCTGGGTTTTCAGGCTATCCACTTCTTCTTCAGAAAGGTGCGCCTGCTCTTCCGCCATGGCGAGCTGTTCAGTGGCTTCTTCCACCACCATCATCTGCTCTTCGAGGCGGATTGCCAGCTCTTCCAGATCTTCTTGGTAACGCTCGACTTTCTCTTGCTGACGCACAGCGGTCTGAACCAATTGCAGATGGTCAGACGCGGCTTGATAGTCTTGCTCTAAGTGAGTCTGGCTATCAGTCAGTGCATCCAATTCATCCGTCATGCGGCCAAACGTGGATTGGAAATCATCCAACTGGCGACGAGAACCTAACAGTTCGCCGCGGCGCTGCAGTGCCAATTCAAGCTTTTTACGACGCTCGTTGGCATGACGCATGTAATCGGACGCCACATAGTTGGTTGATTCAGTGATCAGGTGCTTGAACAGGTCACGGTCACGCTGGGTCAGCTTGATGGCTTCCAGCGTCATACGGTTTTCGCGAAGTGCTACTTCCATGTCCTGGAAAGCTTTCTTCACGCCGCCGTTTTGTGGCAACAGGTAATCACGGAGGGATTTGGTAATCGCGCTCGAAATACCACCGTAAAGCGACGCTTCAATCAGGCGGTAGAACTTAGAACGATCGCTGCTATTACGCAGCTTCTTCGGCAAAGCACCGAACTCGAACATCTGCGCGTGATAGTCAGTCACGGAGTTGAACGCTTTGTAATGCGCAGTATCGTAGTCTGCCAGCGCGTCTTTCACTTCGTTCAATTGACGAACGCGAACCTGATTCGCCGACACATTTTCGATCAGAATGTCAGTTGGCTTCACGCCAGATGGCAAACCCTGAACGATGAAAGGCTTGATATCAACTTTCTTATCGCGGCCAGCTACTTGTTGCAGACGAACACCGAACAGGATGCGTTGGTTACGCGAGTTCACCACATCCAACGCGGCATAACAGGCGCCCGGCTTCAATTTACCGTGCAGGCCTTTATCGCGTGACGCGTTAGAACTGCCCGCTTCTGTGGTGTTACGGAAATGCAGCAGGCTTTGGTCTGGAATCATCGCCGTGATGAACGCCGCCATAGTGGTGGATTTACCCGCACCGTTACCGCCAGAAAGCGTCGTAACCAGATTGTCGATGTCAAAAGTACGGGCAAAGAAACCGTTCCAGTTGACCATAGTCAGCGATTGGAATTTACCGCGTTGGGTCATGCCTGAACCTCCTGCTCATCATCTTCACGCTCTTCGTCGTGTTCTTCATCTTTCAACAGGCTTGATTGAGCGTGCTCTTGGGTGTGGATGACAGCTTCGCCATCACGGATCAGACGCAGCTGTGCTTCACGGATATCATCTCCTGCACGCACATCAGCACCGAAGCGGAATGTCGCTTCGCTCACACGGAATTTGCCGTTCTCACCGATTGGCACAATCATGCCCAAGCGGCGAAGACGACGCAGCGAGGTCTTCACTTTGTCGAGCAGTTTTTCACGGTCCAGATCAGAGCCAGATGCACGCAGTGTCACCAGCTTCATCAGTTTTTTCTCATCTGCCAGTGTCAGCAGCTCGTCGAACAGTTCCTGAGTGGAGAAAATACCTTCCTGTGCCAGACGCTCTGGGCTCAGGTAAAGGAAACAAAGGACCTTACCTACCAGCATGTCGAGTTCGGACAACACTGCGCGTCCGATCAGTGAGGTTGAACGAGGACGCAGATAGAAAAAGCCTTCCGGCGCACGCACCAACTCCGCGTTATAACGCTGGTAGAAGTGCTGCAACGGGTTTTCGAATTCAATCAGGTAAGCATGATTGTCCAGATCTTCGCTGGCAATATGGCGGCCAGCACGCAGCGCACTATCCAAAGCCGGGAATAAAGGATTGGCAATCGCTTTCGCCAATTCTTCCGGCATAAATTCTTCAATATTTATCGATGACATTCGCTTGTACCTTGGCTCCATAATCGTTAATTGCCTGCCAGTCCGGCTGAATCGCACTCAAGTCAGATTGCGAGTAACCAAGGCGAACCGCTTGGTTGATCACAATCCGCGCTAAGTCGAAGTGGCGTGCTTGTGGGTGTTGAGCCAGATAGTTTTTCAGTACCACGCCCAAATCTATGCCCTCGCCCGTCGTACGGTGACGAGACAGCATGTCAGAGATTTGGTCGCTCAATTGGTCGTTAACCAGTGTCAGTTCCTCAAACTCGACCTCTGCCGGCATTTCGCCTGTCACTTCGTCATCACGAAGTACCAATGCTTCGTCACGCATATCGCGCAGACGCTCTGCGTTGGCAAAAGTCAGGAACCATGGGTTATCGAAGTATTCTGTCACCGACTGGCGAAGACGTTGGCTGAACGCGCGGTTCTTGTCCATGTCGATGGCATTACGAATAAACTTGTGAACGTGGCGGTCGTAACCGATCCACAGGTCAATCGCCTGCTGGCCCCAGTTCACAATGCGGTCCAACTTCATTTGCAGGTTATAGATCATGGCATCAACGAAATCTAAATCGTCGCGTCCATGAACCTGTTCCTGAATATTCAAAAGCTGGGTTTGCAGTTGGTCACCCGCTGATTGCAGAGTGTCCTGAAGTTCACGCAGGGTACTGGACGTTTCGTTCAGCAGTTGCTCACAGTTGGCAATCGCCGCCTGCCAGTCCTGATTTAACAGCGCAGCAATGTCTTCTTTCACTTTCTGCTGCTGTTCATCCATAGTGCGCTGGTTCAGATCGATACGATCGAAAATTTCGGCCACTGAATACTTCAGTACGCCATAAACATTCTTACGCCAGAAATCTGCATCACCATCTTCTGCGGCAGCAGTCAGGGCTTTATCAATCTCATCGGCCACCATAGACAGTTGGATAGAAAGCTTGAGAGAGCTGTATTCGCGGTGACGCGCATAGTAATCGCTGATACCCAGTGCCAGCGGTGTGAGTCGGTAAATACTCGCACCATCCGTCATTTCACTGGTGAAACGGCTTAGCAGGCGGCTGCGTACCAAGTCGTTGATGGCATTGTTCGCACGAAACGCGATGGTTTCGTTAGCTTGATCGAATTGGTCACTGACGATACGGAATGCATCAATCAGCTCCCCTTCCCCTAGCTCCTCCTCATAGCGCTCGCTGCTGAGTACAGCAACGGCAAGGAGAAATGCCAGCCGTTCCGGCGGCAGATTGAGGGAGAAGTCGTTCGTTTTCACCCAACCAACCAACTCAGGAACAGTCTGAGAGAATTCGCTCATCCGTTTTCCTTGTTGTATACGTGTAATCTTGTAATCGTTATGACTCGAGAGGCCTTTGTGCGTACACGTGAATGTAGCGACCTAACGAGATAAAAGGTTCCTGACGGCAGAGTTTTTGCTCCATCGCCACCACCTGTTCAAAGGTGAACTCGCCCGTTCTTGTGTCTTTCATATAGTCATGAAACGTGCGGACACCGCTTTTCCCCAAAATATTAAAACCAGCCTCTTCAATCCATGCGTAAACATCTTCCGGCTGAAGACCTTTTTGAGGCTGGAGTTTGAAACGTTTTCTGTGCGGCATGCCCTCTTCTATGTGGGTCAAATTGCCACAAATTAAATTCTTAAACAGCAGTCCATTTTGGTTGTAGAACATGACCGAAGCAATACCGCCCGGCTTAACTTGTGACAGTACGACATCCAGTGCTTCACGTGGTTCTGCCAGCCATTCCATCACCGCATGAAAAAGCATCAAATCGAACGGTTTATCAACATGCTGTGCGATTTCCTGCGCAGGCGCGTGCACGAAGCGATATTGCGGCAGAAGGCCAGCTTCTTCGATATCTTTTTCGGCCAGTTCGAGCATCTGTGAAGAAAGGTCACACAAGGTGACTTTGTGTCCACGATGTGCAATTTGTTGCGATAACTGCGCTAAACCGCCTCCAGCGTCCAAAATGTCTAATGGACTGGATTCACCCAAGCGTCTAAGTATTGATTCGAGATCTTGCCAAACAACAGCTTGGCGAATTTCTCCCTTGCCCGAGCCATAAATGTTTTTAACAAATTTGTGGGCAATGTCGTCGAAATTTCTATCCTCTGTCACAGTGCCTTCGTTATCATTGTCTGCTAAGGGGTTTATTTTCGCATAAGCCTGCCGTTAATAAAGGTCTGATGTACTGTCTGGCCCCTGTTTGACTATATTTCGGGCGACATTTCATGTTTGAACTAAAAAAACTTATATCAACTTTACTGATGCCCTTGCCTGCGCTACTGCTTCTTGGATTCTTCGGTCTCTTTTTGATCTGGTTTACCCAGCGCAAAGGCTTCGGTTCGTTCCTTGTTTTTGTTTCGCTGCTGTTAATGACTTTGGTTTCTTTTCAACCCTTCACTTCCTCACTTCTCATGAAGCTGGAACGTCAATATGAGCCCTTCCTACCAACAGAAGAGCCTGTCGACTATGTGATGGTATTGGGTCACGGACATGTCGTTGATGATGAGATTCCACCAACGTCAGAATTGTCACGTGTTGCACTGATGCGTCTTACTGAAGGCATCCGAATTCACTTCATGTATCCGACATCAAAATTGATCCTTTCAGGCTATGACGGTGGATATGAAGTTAGCCATGCGCGAATGCTGGCAAGAGTTGCCATGGCACTGGGTGTCAACAAGAACAATATTCTTTTGCTTGAAACGGCAAAAGATACTTGGGAAGAGGCTTTCCAAGCTGCTTCTGTTGTCGGTGACAACAATCTGGTCTTGGTAACGTCGGCAAACCATATGCCGCGTGCAATGTATGAGTTCGAGAATGCAGGCTTGAACCCGATTCCAGCACCAACCAACTTCATGGCGCAGAAAGAGATTCACCAACCATGGATCAAGTACGGCCCTCGAGCGCAGTACCTTGAGCAGTTCGAACGTTACTGGCATGAAAACCTGGGCCAGCTTTGGCAGCGCCTACGGGACAAAGTTGCTCAACAGGAAGCAGTGCTTGACGGTGACCCCGTTACCTCTCCAGAACAAAATGGAGAAGCTGTGATGGAAGAGCTTAAAGAGCTGGATCAAGCGATAAATCCAGACGCTGGCAATGTCGCCCCAGCTAACTAAACTACATTTCTTTTTCGAAACAAAAACGCCCTGACTTAAATCAGGGCGTTTTTAATTGTGCTTGTTTTTGCGGCTTACTGAAATGCAATCAGTTTACGCACCACTTCCAGATCTTCAGGGGTATCAACACCCGCTGGTGGCGCTTCAATGGCGACATCCACATGAATCTTCTCCCCATACCAAAGCACACGAAGCTGTTCCAGACATTCAATATGCTCAATGGGGCTTGGTTCCCAGTTGATGTAGGTATTGATGAAGCCCGCTCGGTAACCATAAATACCAATATGGCGTTTAAGGTTGTGGTGAATTTCCGCCGGAGCTTTGGCAAAATTATCGCGATCCCATGGAATCGTCGCACGGCTAAAATACAGCGCGTAACCGTCTTTATCGGTGACGACTTTCACCGCATTTGGATTGAACACTTCGTCCGCATGGTCGATGTTCACTGCCAGTGTCGACATTGGCGCTTCGCTGCGCGCTAGGTTCTCTGCCACCTGACGAATTACGCTTGGTGGGATCAGCGGCTCATCTCCCTGAACATTCACGATGATTTCATCAGTAGCCAAGTTGTATTTCTCAACCACTTCCGCCAAGCGCTCAGTGCCTGACTGATGATCTTCGCGTGTCATGCATACTTCACCGCCAAAGGCATTTGCTGCATCAACAATGCGTTGATCGTCCGTCGCAATGATGACTGTATCCGCGCCTGACTTCATCGCCTGTTCATAAACCCATTGGATCATCGGCTTGCCACCAATATCAACCAGTGGCTTTGCAGGTAGGCGGCTCGACGCATAGCGCGCCGGGATCACCACGGTGAATTTCATTGTTTAACCTCGTCAGAAGACATTTCGCGCGCTTCTGTTGTCAGCATGACTGGAATACCTTCGCGGATTGGATAAGCCAAGCGGTCGAATTTACATACCAACTCGTTCTTTTCTTTGTTGTAGTTGAGCTTTCCCTTACAAGCAGGACAAGCAACGATTTCAAGCAGTCGGTGATCCATATCCATCCTTCACTTTCATGATTTTGTTCAAAATGTTGGCCGTATCTGTGTCGCTGAATGCAGCATCAACAGGCAGATACCACCAATTTTCAATGTCTGGGTCCTGGTTGATAAAGGCGCGGCATTTCACTGCGTCTTTTTCCGTCATCAGCAAATTCTGGCCTTTCTTCGCCAATGCGTCCAATTGGGCATATTCGAATGCTTTGTGGTCAGCAAAAGGCTCGCAGTGCACAGGCTTAACACCAAGAGAGGCCAAGGTGTTAAAAAAGCGCTGTGGGTTCCCGATTCCTGCCAAGGCAATAGGGGCGTCAAGAGAATCAGCAGAAGCACGTTCGCCCGTTTTCAGGTTGATGAACTCAGCAGGTTTCAACGACATCGCGATTTCATCCGCTTCTGCTTCAGCGCCGTTGCAGACAACGAAATCCACACTGCCCAAGCGATCGGTCTGCTCACGTAGCGGGCCAAATGGCATGTATTGTTGATTGCCGAAACGACGCTCACCATCAACAATGACAAATTCAATATCACGCGCCAGTTTATAGTGTTGAAGACCATCATCAGTGATGACGATATCTACGCCTAATGGCAACAGGGCCTTTACGGCATCACTGCGAACAGGAGAAATAGCGACAGGCACTTTGGTGCGCTGGTAAATTAAAACAGGCTCATCTCCTGCCTTGTCGGTGTTGGTAATGTCGTCAACGACAAACGGATAACTTTCAGCCTTACCACCATAGCCTCGAGAAACCACGCCAGGGTTGAAACCTTTGGCTTTCAATTGCTCCACCAGCCAAATGACCACAGGGGTTTTACCATTGCCGCCCACCGTAATGTTACCAACCACAATGACAGGTACGGGCGCTCGATAGGCATCATTAGTGCCGGCTAAAAATTCAGCACGACGTTTTTTCGCGATCGCGCCAAACAACTTACTCAGCGGCCACAAAAGTGGCGCACCAATCCAACCTAGCGGGTGGTTTTCAAACCAGATTTTTTCGACCAAACCCGCCAAGCGTTATTCTCCAAACTGGATACGATGAAGCTGTGCGTATGCACCATCTTTGGCTAGCAAGTCGGCGTGAGTGCCACGCTCAACAATCTCACCTTCATCGACAACCAGAATTTGATCAGCGTTTTCAATGGTCGACAGTCGGTGCGCAATCACCAGCACAGTGCGGTCTTTTTGTAGCTCATCCAACGCTGCCTGAATAGCACGCTCTGACTCTGTATCCAACGCAGAAGTTGCCTCATCGAGAATCAGCACTGGCGCATTACGCAGCAAAGCGCGGGCAATAGCGATACGTTGGCGCTGACCACCAGAAAGGCTCACACCGTTCTCACCAATGATTGTGTCGAAACCACTATCCATATCGCGGATAAAGTCGGAGGCATAAGCCAAATCTGCTGCTCGCTCAATCTCTTCGCGGGTGTATTCGTTCTCAGCCGCGTAAGCAATGTTGTTGGCGATGGTATCGTTAAACAGGTGAACATTCTGAGAAACGATGGCAACGTGATCACGCAGATTACTTAGGGTGTAATCTTCGATTTTTACGCCATCAATGGTGATATCACCGCTGTCGATGTCATAGAAACGGGTCAACAGGTTAGCAATGGTACTCTTACCAGAACCAGAGCGGCCCACCAGTGCCAACGTCTGCCCTGCAGGCAAATCGAAGGTAACGCGGTCAAGCGCTGGCGCATCTTTGGTTGGGTAAGTGAAGACAACATCGTTGACCTTAACATCACCTTTTACGCGCTCAGCAACGTGTTGGCCGTTGTCTTTCTCTGTTTCCAGTTCCATCAGCTCGAACAAGCTATTACACGCAGCCATACCGCGCTGGAATTGTGAGGTCACGTTAGTTAATGCTTTCAGAGGACGCATCAAGCCGAACATGGCAGCAAATACGACAGCAAAAGTACCAGCGCTCAACTCACTGCGGATAGCATCTGTGTTTGCCAAAACAAGCACAGCGACCAGAGCAAAAGACGCAATTAACTGAATCACTGGGTTAGCGATCGCCTGAGCAGATACCAGTTTCATGGTTTGCTGACGCATGCGGTTAGATACGTCTTCAAAACGCGCCTTTTCAACTTCCTGACCACCGAAGCTCAATACCACTTTGTGGCCTTTCAGCATTTGCTCTGCAGATGAGGTAACCGAACCCATGGCTTCCTGCATGTTGGAAGAGATTTTACGAAAACGCTTGGAAACGATACGAATCGCAATAGCAACAATTGGCGCGATCACCAAAAGAATCGCAGAGAGCTGCCAGCTGTTATAGAACATCAGAATCATCAGACCAATGATTGACGCACCTTCACGGACTAGGCTGACCAAAGCACCACTGGTCGCGTTGGCAACCTGTTCTGAGTCGTAGGTAATACGGGAAAGAAGCGCACCGGAAGATTCTTTATCAAAAAAACTGACTGGCATCTTCATGAAATGGTTAAACATGCGGCGACGCATCGTCATCACGACTTTACCTGATACCCAGGAGATACAGTACGCAGAAACGAAACTCGACACACCTCGAATCAACATTAAGCCAACGAGATAAAGCGGCATCCATTTCAGGAAATCGCTTTCGACAGCGTCGTAAGTAAAACCTTCATCAAGCAGAGGCTTAAGCATAGAAACCATAAGGGTGTCACCAGCAGCATTAACAATCAGCGCGATAATGGCTACCACCAAGCCCGCTTTGTAGTTAGCGATGTATGGCCACAGCTGCTTAAAGGTTTCCCAGGTCGTTTTGTCTTGGTAGTTTGATGACATGATATTGGCTTATATTCTTGCAAGTAGCGGGCATTCTACTCTTTTATTGGGGGTGGTCCAAACATCTTCCTGTACCAAAAAGGCTCGATATCAAGACGTTGGCTACTAACCCGCCAACCCTTGTCTGAGAAATGTACACTCACTTGGCCGTGTTGCCCGGTTTCATACCAGGAAATGTTGCGCTCACGGTATCTATCGACAACATCTGGGTTCGGCAAGTTCCACGGAGTATATCGACCCGTGGATGCGATCGCCGCGTTGGGATTGACTGCATCGATAAATCCTGACGATGAAGATGTCTTGCTACCATGATGAGGAACCAGCAGTACATTTGCACTGACATCAGCGTTCCGCTCTACCAGCCAGTTCTCCTGCTCTTTGGGTAAGTCTCCCGTCAGCAAAACTGAATAGTTTTCGTCTGAGATACGTACAACGCAAGAGTCTTCGTTTTCTGCCTCTTCAGATACTTCTTTGGGATATAGCACCTCGAAGTTCAGCGATTGCCATTGCCAGTCTGCTCCGCGGACACAAGGAATATATCCACCTCCAGTTTCAGGCGCTCTCACCCAATCTGGAGAAAGGTTTTCGATGACCCAATCTTCCCCGCCGGAATGGTCATTGTCTCCGTGACTTAAAATTAACCCGGTTAGTTTGCTGTTTCTGGAAGAAATAATGGGCTCAATCACGGATTGCGCGATACTGGCTGAAGGCCATGCAGCGCCGGTGTCATAGAGGATTGTTTTGCCATCCTTCTCGACCAGCACAGCTAAGCCATGTCCCACATCAAGAACATCGACCTGCCACCCATCCGTTGT
The nucleotide sequence above comes from Grimontia kaedaensis. Encoded proteins:
- the lpxK gene encoding tetraacyldisaccharide 4'-kinase, translating into MAGLVEKIWFENHPLGWIGAPLLWPLSKLFGAIAKKRRAEFLAGTNDAYRAPVPVIVVGNITVGGNGKTPVVIWLVEQLKAKGFNPGVVSRGYGGKAESYPFVVDDITNTDKAGDEPVLIYQRTKVPVAISPVRSDAVKALLPLGVDIVITDDGLQHYKLARDIEFVIVDGERRFGNQQYMPFGPLREQTDRLGSVDFVVCNGAEAEADEIAMSLKPAEFINLKTGERASADSLDAPIALAGIGNPQRFFNTLASLGVKPVHCEPFADHKAFEYAQLDALAKKGQNLLMTEKDAVKCRAFINQDPDIENWWYLPVDAAFSDTDTANILNKIMKVKDGYGSPTA
- the kdsB gene encoding 3-deoxy-manno-octulosonate cytidylyltransferase, translating into MKFTVVIPARYASSRLPAKPLVDIGGKPMIQWVYEQAMKSGADTVIIATDDQRIVDAANAFGGEVCMTREDHQSGTERLAEVVEKYNLATDEIIVNVQGDEPLIPPSVIRQVAENLARSEAPMSTLAVNIDHADEVFNPNAVKVVTDKDGYALYFSRATIPWDRDNFAKAPAEIHHNLKRHIGIYGYRAGFINTYINWEPSPIEHIECLEQLRVLWYGEKIHVDVAIEAPPAGVDTPEDLEVVRKLIAFQ
- the msbA gene encoding lipid A ABC transporter ATP-binding protein/permease MsbA, encoding MSSNYQDKTTWETFKQLWPYIANYKAGLVVAIIALIVNAAGDTLMVSMLKPLLDEGFTYDAVESDFLKWMPLYLVGLMLIRGVSSFVSAYCISWVSGKVVMTMRRRMFNHFMKMPVSFFDKESSGALLSRITYDSEQVANATSGALVSLVREGASIIGLMILMFYNSWQLSAILLVIAPIVAIAIRIVSKRFRKISSNMQEAMGSVTSSAEQMLKGHKVVLSFGGQEVEKARFEDVSNRMRQQTMKLVSAQAIANPVIQLIASFALVAVLVLANTDAIRSELSAGTFAVVFAAMFGLMRPLKALTNVTSQFQRGMAACNSLFELMELETEKDNGQHVAERVKGDVKVNDVVFTYPTKDAPALDRVTFDLPAGQTLALVGRSGSGKSTIANLLTRFYDIDSGDITIDGVKIEDYTLSNLRDHVAIVSQNVHLFNDTIANNIAYAAENEYTREEIERAADLAYASDFIRDMDSGFDTIIGENGVSLSGGQRQRIAIARALLRNAPVLILDEATSALDTESERAIQAALDELQKDRTVLVIAHRLSTIENADQILVVDEGEIVERGTHADLLAKDGAYAQLHRIQFGE
- the elyC gene encoding envelope biogenesis factor ElyC, whose translation is MFELKKLISTLLMPLPALLLLGFFGLFLIWFTQRKGFGSFLVFVSLLLMTLVSFQPFTSSLLMKLERQYEPFLPTEEPVDYVMVLGHGHVVDDEIPPTSELSRVALMRLTEGIRIHFMYPTSKLILSGYDGGYEVSHARMLARVAMALGVNKNNILLLETAKDTWEEAFQAASVVGDNNLVLVTSANHMPRAMYEFENAGLNPIPAPTNFMAQKEIHQPWIKYGPRAQYLEQFERYWHENLGQLWQRLRDKVAQQEAVLDGDPVTSPEQNGEAVMEELKELDQAINPDAGNVAPAN
- the cmoM gene encoding tRNA uridine 5-oxyacetic acid(34) methyltransferase CmoM, translated to MTEDRNFDDIAHKFVKNIYGSGKGEIRQAVVWQDLESILRRLGESSPLDILDAGGGLAQLSQQIAHRGHKVTLCDLSSQMLELAEKDIEEAGLLPQYRFVHAPAQEIAQHVDKPFDLMLFHAVMEWLAEPREALDVVLSQVKPGGIASVMFYNQNGLLFKNLICGNLTHIEEGMPHRKRFKLQPQKGLQPEDVYAWIEEAGFNILGKSGVRTFHDYMKDTRTGEFTFEQVVAMEQKLCRQEPFISLGRYIHVYAQRPLES
- a CDS encoding Trm112 family protein produces the protein MDHRLLEIVACPACKGKLNYNKEKNELVCKFDRLAYPIREGIPVMLTTEAREMSSDEVKQ
- the mukE gene encoding chromosome partition protein MukE, which encodes MSSINIEEFMPEELAKAIANPLFPALDSALRAGRHIASEDLDNHAYLIEFENPLQHFYQRYNAELVRAPEGFFYLRPRSTSLIGRAVLSELDMLVGKVLCFLYLSPERLAQEGIFSTQELFDELLTLADEKKLMKLVTLRASGSDLDREKLLDKVKTSLRRLRRLGMIVPIGENGKFRVSEATFRFGADVRAGDDIREAQLRLIRDGEAVIHTQEHAQSSLLKDEEHDEEREDDEQEVQA
- the mukF gene encoding chromosome partition protein MukF, which translates into the protein MSEFSQTVPELVGWVKTNDFSLNLPPERLAFLLAVAVLSSERYEEELGEGELIDAFRIVSDQFDQANETIAFRANNAINDLVRSRLLSRFTSEMTDGASIYRLTPLALGISDYYARHREYSSLKLSIQLSMVADEIDKALTAAAEDGDADFWRKNVYGVLKYSVAEIFDRIDLNQRTMDEQQQKVKEDIAALLNQDWQAAIANCEQLLNETSSTLRELQDTLQSAGDQLQTQLLNIQEQVHGRDDLDFVDAMIYNLQMKLDRIVNWGQQAIDLWIGYDRHVHKFIRNAIDMDKNRAFSQRLRQSVTEYFDNPWFLTFANAERLRDMRDEALVLRDDEVTGEMPAEVEFEELTLVNDQLSDQISDMLSRHRTTGEGIDLGVVLKNYLAQHPQARHFDLARIVINQAVRLGYSQSDLSAIQPDWQAINDYGAKVQANVIDKY